Below is a window of Candidatus Annandia pinicola DNA.
CCAAGCATCACCATTATTAGCTTTTAAAATTTCATAAGGCATTATTTTAATATCACGTTGTACTTCTTCATCACTAAAACGACGTCCTATAAGTCTTTTAATAGCAAATAATGTATTTTTAGGATTAGTAATTGATTGACGTTTTGCTGGTTGACCAACTAAAATTTCTCCATCTTTAGTATAAGCAATAACTGAAGGAGTAGTACGTTCACCTTCAGAATTTTCTAAAACTCTTGCTTGAGCGCCATCCATAATAGCTACGCAAGAATTAGTAGTACCTAAATCAATTCCAATAATTTTACTCATTTAATTCTCCATATAAAATATAAATTAAAATTTATTTATAATATTTAATTATTATAATAAACATTATAAAAAAATATAATTTTTTTTATTAAATTTAAAATTATTTTTATAAAAATTTTAACAAATTATAAATTTTTATTAATAAATAATAATAATCATTAAATAAAAAATAAAATATATATATTATAAATAAATTTTATAATAAAAAAAATAAATATTTTTATTTAAAGTTATTAATTATATAAATAAATTAATTAAAAATATTTTTTAATATAATATATATTAAAAATATTATAATTTTTAATAAAATTAATTTTAATATTATACTATATTATTATTATTTTTTTTATATTAAAATAATTTATATTTTTATAAAATTTATAAAAAATATTATTTTTTTAATATAAATTAATTATAAGTTTAATAAAAAATTTTTTAACAATTTAAAATTATAATCCATTTTATATGAAAGTATAGGTAAATTATTATTTTTTTTTAAATTATAAGGAATTAAAATATTTTTTTTTATAATTAATTCTATATTTTCTTTAAATTTAGCAGGATGAGCTGTTCCTATAAATATTCCACATTCTTTATTTTTAATTTTATTTTTTAAAACATTATAAGCAACAGCTGAATGAGGTTCAGAAATATAATTAAGTGTATATAATTCTACTAAAGATTTTTTAGTATGATAATCAGAAACAACACCATAGTATAAATCATTTAAATTCCAATTGTTTATATTAAATAATTCAATTATTCTAGGCCAATTATTAGGATTATTAATATCCATAGCATTAGATAAAGTATTAATAGTTTTTTTAGGAAGCCATATACCTTTTTCTAAAAAACGGGGTACAGTATCATTTAAATTTGTAGCAATAATAAATTTTTTAATATTTAAACCTAAAGATTTAGCCATCAAACCTGCAGTTAAATTACCAAAATTACCACTTGGAACAGATATTATTAAATCATTTAAACCATAATTATTTAATTTTGCACATGCTTCAAAGTAATAACATACTTGTGCAATTAATCTACTAATATTAATTGAATTAGCTGAGTTTAAATTTAATTTTTTTTTTAATAAAAAATCATTAAATGATTTTTTAACTAATTTTTGACACATATCAAAACTTCCATTTATTGCTATAGTAATTATATTCTTTCCTAAATTACAAAACAATTTTTCTTGTATATAGCTTATTTTACCTTTAGGATATAAAATAACAACTTTAGTATTTTTTTTTTTATAAAATGCATGAGCAACAGCAGCTCCAGTATCTCCAGATGTAGCTGTAAGAATAGTAATATTTTTTTTAAAATTGTTAATATAAGAAATAATATTTGACATAAACCTAGCACCGAAATCTTTAAAAGCTAATGTTGGTCCATGAAATAATTCTAAACAAAATATATTATTAGTTATTTTTACTAATGGTACTGGAAAACAAAAAGATTTTTTTACTATATTATATAATATTGAATAAGGAATTTCATTTCCTATAATTTTATTCAAGATATATGTACTTCTAGAAACAAAATCCATTGATAATAAATCAATAATTTTTTTTTCATTAAAAAAAGGTAACTTTTCTGGAAAAAATAAACCTTGATTACTACCTAAACCAGTTTCTGTCGCTTTTAAAAAATTAATTTTTTCATCTCTATTTTTTAAATTATATAATTTCATTTTTAACTTATTTTACGTACTCCTTTTTTTGATAAACGACATATATGTACAAAACCTTCTTTATTTTTAATATAATATTTATTAAACCAATAGGCTATATTATTAGCTATTTTTTTTTTATCACATATAGCAAATATAGTAGGACCAGAACCAGAAATACCACATGTTAATGCACCAAGTTTTTTTATATTTTCACGAGCTTCTAAAAAATAAGGTAAAAGAATATTTCTATAAGGTTCAGCAATTATATCTTTCATTAAATTTATAGCTAAATATGATTGATTAGTATAACAAGCATGAATAAAACCAGATAAATATCTACTATGATTAATACAATTATTTTTAGAATAATAGGATGGTAATATAGACCTAGATTTAGCTGTAGATAATTTTATTCCAGGATAAGCCATTATCCATAACCAATTATTAAAATTAGGAATACTTTGACTAATAATTTTACCTTCTTTTAAAATTAATTGACAACTACCTAAATAACAAGGTGCAACATTATCATAATGAATACTACCAGATATAAATCCCTCTAATTTCCCCATTAAATTTAATAATGAATTTTTATTAATTGGTGAACCAAAAAAATCATTTATAGCAACAAATCCAGCAACAATTGAACATGCGCTTGATCCTAAACCAGAACTTATTGGCATATTTTTTTCTAATTTTATAGTAATAGGTATATTATATCCTAAAAATTTACAAAAATATTTCCAACATTGATAAAGTATATTTTGTTTATAATTTTTTGGTAAATAATTAACAAATCTACCTTTATAAACTAAATTAAATTTTTTAGATGATTTTATTGTTACACAATCACCTAATAAAGTATTATTTATAGGAGATATTGCAACACCTAATACATCAAAACCAACACCCACATTTCCAATTGAAGCTGGTGCATAAAATTTTACCATTTAATTTTACCTAACTAAACTATATAATACGTAATAAATCAGAAAATACACCAGCAGCAGTCACATTATCACCAGCCCCATAACCACGTATAACCATTGGAATTGGATTATAATATTTACTATATATAACTAATGCATTTTCACCATTTTTAATTTCATATAATGGATTAAATTTATTTATAGCTTTAATTTTAATTTCACATTTTCCATTTGATTTAATAATACCAATAAATCTTAATACTTTATTTTTTTTTTTTATTATATTATAAATATTTTTAAAACCTTTATCTAATAAATATAAATTTTCCATAAATTTTTTTGTATTACTAAATTTATTAAATATTTTTGGTATTATATTATCTATATAAATATCTTTTAATTCTAATATGTAACCAACTTCACGAGCTAAAATCAATAATTTTCTAGCTACATCCATTCCAGATAAATCTTCTCTAGGATCTGGTTCAGTAAAACCCATATCACAGGCCATTTTAGTTGCTTTAGAAAATGATATACCTTCATCTAGTTTACCAAATATAAAAGATAATGATCCTGATAAAATTCCTGAAAAATTTATTATTTTATCTCCTGAATATAATAAATTTTTTAAATTTTCTATTATTGGTAATCCAGCTCCAACATTTGTTTCATATAAAAATTTTATATTATAATTAATTGTATTATATTTTATTTTTTGATAATAATATAAAGAAGATGTATTAGCTTTTTTATTAGCAGTAACAACATTAATTTTTTTTGATAAAAAATTAACATATTCATTAGATATTAAATTACTTGAAGTACAATCTATTATTGTAGGATTAAATAAATTATTTTTTTTTATTAATTCTAATAATATTTTAATATTAAATATATTATAATTTTTATTAAATGATTTTTTCCAATTATTTAAATTTATTCCTTTAATATTTGTTAAAATATATTTAGAATTAGCTATACCACATACTTTTATATTTATATTTTTATTATTTAAAATAATTTGTTGCTGACATATTTGTTTTATTAAAGTTTTTCCTATTATACCGATTCCAATAATAAATAATTCTAAATATTTTTTTTTAAAAAATATATTTTGATGAATTATTTTAATTGCATCATTAATATTACTATTATTTAATAATACTGAAATAACATTTTTAGATAAACCCTGAATATTAGAAACAATATTGATTTTTGATTTTAACAAAGAATAAAAAATATTAGGTAATATATTAATGTTTTTTTTTATATTATCTCCAACTAAAGATAATATAGATAAATTTTTAATTATTTTTAAATAATTTAAAATTTTACTTTTAAATTCTAAACTAAACTCATTTTCTAATATAATTTTAGTTTTATTTATATCTTTGTTAAATATACAAAAAGAAATACTATTTTCAGAATAAGATTGTGTTATTAAATTAATAGGTATTTTTTTACTTGATATTACATTTAATATACGTGATATAATATTAATAATATTACATTTATTAGAACCATAAATATTAAACATAGAAATATCTTTTAAATATGTAATACCCTTAACACAATAATTATTTTTTTTTTTATTTGAACTTATAATGGTTCCATGTGATTTTGGGTTATTAGTATTTTTAATTAAACATGGAATATTATATTTAAACAAGGGTGATATTGTACGAGGATGTAATACTTTAGCTCCAAAATACGACAATTCTATAGCTTCTTTATAAGATATATTTTTTAAAAGAATTGCATTAGTTACTTTTTTAGGATCACATGTATATATACCATCAACATCTGTCCAAATTTCACAACAACTAGCTTTTAAGCAAGCTGTTAAAACTGCAGCAGAATAATCTGAACCATTTCTTCCAAGAACAACTATATCATCATCATAATTTCCAGCAGTAAAACCCGCCATAAGAGTAATATTATTTTTATCTTTATATATTTTATTATTTATTTTATTTTTTATTAAATACCTAGATTTATTAATATCCACTGTTGATTCTAAAATATCACCTGTAGCTTTTAAATATTTAACTGGATTTATAATAGAAATATTATAATTATAAGATTTTAATAATTCACTCATAATTTGAACTGATAATTTTTCTCCTAAACAAATAATTTTTGCATATGTTTTTTTAGGACATTTTTTTAATAAACCTATACCATGTAATATATTTTTTAATTCTTTAAATTCATATTGTAATATGTTAAAAATTTTATTATCATTAAGTTTAATTAAATAATTTTTTAATTCTAAAACTAAATTAAAAAATATTTTTTTTACAATATTTATATAATTATTAATAATTTTATTTTTAATCTTACTTTCTATTATATAAACTAAATAATTAGTAATTTTAGAAGGGGCAGATAAAACAACAAAAATTTTATTTTTTTTGCAACTATTTTTAATAATATTAGCTACATTTAAAAATTTTTGTGCATTAGCTAATGAAGTTCCACCAAATTTTAAAACTTTCATATAAAATTCCTAATTATTAAATTAATTTTATTATATAATATTATAATTTAATTATTAAATTTATTATAATAATTAATTTTATATTATTAAATATTATAATTAATAGATAAAATTAAATTTAATATTATAGCTCCAAAAATAGAATATAAAATTGCAGGAAAAGAAATAAAAAAATAAGAAAAAATAAATATTAATATATCAATTATCATTTGTATATTACCAATTTTTATTTTATACTTATTTTTTATACATAAAGATATAATATTAATACCTCCTAAACTTGAATTATTTTTAAATAAAGAAATTAAACCTATACCAATAAAAATATTACCTAAAAATGTAGTATAAAATTTATTAAATATAATTAATGAAATAAATAATGAATTTATTTTAGTAATAATTGATACTAAAATAATAGAAACAAAAGTTTTAATTGTAAATTCAATACCCATTTTAAATATAGAAAAAAAATAAAATGGTATATTTATTAAAAAAAAAATTATTCCAAAAGATATAGAAAATATATAACTTATAATAAATGCTATTCCAGCAGTACTACCAATTAATGTTCCTGAAGAATGAATTAATGAAATTCCAAAAGATATTATAACACTATTTATAAAAATTATATATATATCTTTTAATATTTTTTTTAAAAAAAAATTAATTTTAATATCTTACCTCTTTTATTACAAATTAAATGTAATTAAATTATTTATTTTATATAATTATCAAATCGTGAAAATATATTATTAAAAATTAATTTTATTTTTCCAATAGGACCATTTCTTTGTTTACTAATTATAATTTCAGCAATATTTTTATTATTATTATTATTATTATATAATTCATCTCTATATATAAACATTATTAAATCAGCATCTTGTTCAATTGAACCTGATTCTCTTAAATCAGAATTTATTGGTCTTTTGTCCAATCTTTGTTCTAATAATCTATTTAATTGTGAAATTGCTATAATTGGCACTTTAAATTCTTTAGCTAAAGATTTTAAAGATCTTGAAATTTCAGAAATTTCTAAATTTCTATTATGAGATAAGGAAGGAACTTTCATTAATTGTAAATAATCAATCATTATTAAACTTAAACCCTTATTTAAATTATATATATCTTTTGTCTTTAGTCTTATTTCATTTGGTGTTAAAGATGAAGAATCATCTATATATAAATTTTTTTTTTTTATTAAAATAGATATTGTATTGTATATACGATTCCAATCTTTTTTATTTAATTGTCCTGTTTTAATTTTTAATTGATCTACCCTTGATAAGGATGATAACATTCTCATAGTAATTTGTTCACTAGACATTTCCAAACTAAATATTAAAACAGGTTTATCATATAAAATAGCAGTATTTTCACATATATTAGTTGCAAAAGTAGTTTTTCCCATAGAAGGTCTTGAGGCTAATATTATAAGATCTGATTTTTGTAAACCTAATGTTTTTTTATTTAAATCATTATAACCAGTATCTATACCTGTAATACCTTTTTTAGATTTTTTAAAAAACTCCTCTATTTTATTTATTGTATTTTCTAAAATATTTTCTATGTTTTTAAGGTTATTATTAAATTTATTATCAATATTAATTTTATAATTATTTATTTTATTTATATTAAATTCTATAAATTTAACAATTTTTTTTAAATTAGTTTTTCTTTTTTTTTTAATTTTTTCAATTATCTTATAAGCAAGGTTAATAATCTGTCTTATTTTAGATTTTTCATATATTATTTTAGCATATGCTTTAATATTTTTTGTACTTGGAGCGTTTTTAGATAATTCAGCTAAATATGCAAAACCACCAATTGAATTTAAAATATTTTTTTTTTCTAAAGATTCTGATAAAGTTATTAAATCTATAGATTTACCTAATTTAAAAAAACTTTTAATTTCACAAAAAATTTTATAATGTGATTTACTAAAAAAATCATTTGAAACTAAATTATTAGAAATTTCATTCCATTTTTTATTATCTATTATTAAACATCCTAATAATAATTGTTCAGCTTCTATTGAATAATAAGATTTGTTATTTTTTAGATTATATTTATTTTTTTTTTTAATAAATTTATAATTTTCCATCATTGTTCTTAATTTATTTTTTTTAAATAATATAAAATTAATTTATTTTTTTAAATAATTTAAAATATTTTAATATAAAAAATATATTAGTATTATTAAATTTTATTTAGTAAAATATAAATAAAAAATATTTAATTTAAATTGGATAATTTAAATAATTATGAAAATACTTGGAATAGAAACGTCATGTGATGATACTGGTATTGCTATATATGATGATTTTAAGGGAATAATTGCTAATAAAACATACAAACAAAATAAAATACATAATTTATATGGTGGTATAGTTCCAGAATTAGCTTCTAGAGCTCATATGAAAAATATATTACCTTTAATTAAAGAAGTTTTTAGAATAGCTAAAATATCATATTATGAGATAGATTGTATTGCTTATACTGCTGGCCCTGGACTAATAGGTTCTTTATTAATAGGAGCTACATTAAGTAAATCATTAGGATTTTCTTGGGGTATACCAATACAAGAAGTAAATCATATGGAGGGACATTTATTAACACCAATGTTGGAAAATAAAAATATTTCATTTCCATTTACTGCTTTATTAATTTCTGGAAAACATACTCAAATAATAAAAGCTATTGATTTAGGTAATTATGAAATATTGGGAAGCTCTTTAGATGATGCAGTAGGAGAATCATTAGATAAAATTGCAAAATTATTAGGTTTAGGATATCCTGGTGGAAAAAAAATATCAGAATTAGCTAAAAAAAACAATTATAAAAATATGAATTTTCCTAAACCAATGGTAAAAAATAATAAAAATTTAAATTTTAGTTTTTCAGGTTTAAAAACATTTGTTATTAATAAAATTAAAGAATTAAATATTAATGATTATAAAATTAAAGCAAACATTGCTTATTCTTTTGAAAAAGCAATAATAGATACTTTAATTATAAAAACTCAAAGAGCTTTAAAAATTACTAAACATAAAAATTTAATTATATCCGGAGGTGTAAGTTCTAATAATAAATTAAGATATAAATTTAATAAAGTATTTAATAAAAAAAAAATTAATACATTTTATCCTAGTTATGATTTATGTACAGATAATGGTGCTATGATTGCTTATGCTGGTATGTTAAATTTTAAAAAAAATAAAAACTTTAAATTTGATCTTAAAATAAATGTAAAACCTAAATGGTTAATATCAGATATAAAATATTAATATTATTATAAAAATTTATTTAAATATAATATACGTTTATTGTTTAAGGCAATATTTATCGATGATTTATCATATTTTTTTTTAATAGCTTCTTTAAAATCAATATTTTTTATTAAATAAAAATATTTATATAAAAAAAAACTATTTGAAAATTTATTTTTTTTTTTATCTTTATGTAAAAAAAATATTATAGACATCATTTTAACTATATATGGTCTATTCCAAGCATTTATTTTATTAAATATATTTATAATATATTTAGAAGATCTATATTTTATATTATCAATATGATCATAATATAAAGTAGATACAATTGCTACGTTAGCTATTTTATTAGGTATTTTAATCCTAGTACATATAGATTTAATTAGTTTAACTTTATTAATTTTAAATTTTAAACAAAAAAGAGCAAATCTAACAGAAACATTAAAAACTGAATTTTTACGTATTTTAAAAATATTAATTATTGCTTTTTCGTTATTTTTATTATATTTTAATTTATTTTTAATTGAATTATATATTTCTGGAAAAGTTTCTTTTAAAGCACCACATTTATTTAAAATATAAAAATAAATATGTGGATTATTTGATATTAAAGCTTTTCTAGTTTCTTTCCATATTCTTTCTGCTTTTATATATTTTAAATCACCTTTTTTTATCATATTTTTCATAAATAATATTGTTTTTTTAGAAACATAAAAATTTAAATGTAATAATCTTGCTGCAAAACTAGCTACTCTAAATATTCTTAAAGGATCTTCTTTAAAAACACTTGAAATGTGTCTTATAACTCTTTTCTTTATATCTCTTAAACCATTACAAGGATCTATAAAATTTCCATACTTATTCATTGCTATAGAATTAATAGTAATATCTCTTCTTTTTAAATCTTCATTTAAAATAGTTTTATTATCGTAATTATTATTAAAATCTATATTTTTTTTTCCAATTTTAGTTTCAATTCTAGCTAAAGAATATTCTTCTTTACTAATAGGATGTATAAAGATTGGAAAAACTTTACCAACTTGAAAATAACCTTTATCAATCATCATTTTTGGAGTAGCTCCTATAACTAACCAATCTCTGTCTCTAATTTTAATTTTTAGAATAAAATCTCTAACTGCTCCACCAACTAAATATTTATTCAATATTATCCTTAGTTATAAATAATTAATATTATTAATTATATTTTTTTTATAATCATAAATATTATATATTTAAAATAAATATAAAACAATATGAAATATTCAGGGCATTTTATTTTTGCTTTATCTACAATAATTATTGTAAATAAAATATATTTTTTTAATAATTTTTGTAAAATTATCTTTTTTAAATCAATATTAGGATGTATTTTTACATGCTTCTTACCAGATTTAGATCATCCTAATTCTATTATTGGAAAGAAATTAAAATATATTTCTATTTTATTTTATAAATTATTTGGTCATAGGGGTTTTACACATAGTATATTATCAATTATTATATTTTATTATATATTAAATTTAATAATTCTATTAAATATAAAAATATCAAATTATTTAATATATTTTATGACAATTGGTTATACTAGCCATATAATAGCGGATATGTTTACTTATCAGGGGGTTCCTTTATTATGGCCATTAAAATGGAAGTTTTCATTTTTTTTATTTAAGAAAAAATATATATATAAAGAAGAAAAAATATGTTTTTTGTTTTTTATATTTTCTATTATTTACTATTATTTATAAAAATAATTAGTATAGTATTTAAGATTTTAAAATATATTAATAAATATATATTAAGTAAAATAAATTTAAAATTATAAAAATATTAATATAATTATAATTAAAAAAAAATTAATTATTTTTTTTTAAAATTTAATTATTAACTACTATTAAAAATTAAAAAAATGGATATAATAATGAAAAAAAAAATTTTTTGTTTATTTTTTAAAAAAATTGATGATTTACAAAAATTTCAAAAATATCCTGGTATTATTGGAAAAATAATTTATAAAAATATATCTGAAAAAGCATGGTCTATGTGGATAAAAAAACAAACTACATTAATTAATGAATATAAATTAAATATGAATAATAAAAATAATATAAAAAAAATTGAAAAATATATGATTACTTTTTTATTTAAGAATAAAAAAATAATTTAAAATTATATAAATTTAAAAATTTTCTAATAAATAATTTGACAATAATTTTCCTTTATTAGTTATATACCAATTATATTTATCTTCTGTAATAAATCCTAATTTAATAGCATTATCAATTTTTTTACGTATTATTTTTTCTTTTATCCCAGTATAATACTCAAAAATATTACGTGAAATTGGTATAAATAATCTAAATCTATTTATAAAAAATTCAATTGGTATTTCTTTTTTTTTAATTTTATTTTTTTTATTTAAATAATCACCAGATAAAAATCTTTTAACATTTTTATTTTTTATAGTTCTAATAATATTACCATTATTTTGTGTTATTTTACCATGTGATCCACATCCTATTCCTAAATAATCACCAAAATTCCAATAATTAATATTATGTTTACATAATTTATTTTTAGAATAAGATGATATTTCATATTGTTTATAACCTGATTTTAAAAGTTTATTATGACCATTTTTAAACATATTCCAGATTATATTATGATTAGGTAATTTAGGCTTTATATAATAAAATAGAGTATTAGGTTCTATGGTAAGCTGATACCATGAAATATGAGGTACTTTAAATTTAATTATTTTATTTAAATCATATTGAGATTCTTTAATATTTTGATTTGGTAATCCATAAATTAAATCAATATTAAAATTTTCAAATTTATTTTTTTTAATTAATTTTATAATATTAATTGTATTTTTAATATTATGAATTCTTCCTAAATTAGATAAATGTTTTTTATTAAAACTTTGAACACCAATTGAAATACGATTTATACCTATTTTTTTATATTCATTTATATTTATATTATATATATCATCAGGGTTAACTTCTATAGTAATTTCTATGTTTTTACTATATTTGATGTAGTATTTTATATTATTTATTAGAAATTTAATGTTATCAATAGACAACAAAGATGGTGTGCCCCCACCTATATAAATAGTATTAATTTTTCTATTATTAATTAATTTAATATCATTTTTTAAATCATTTATTAAATGAGTGATATATTTACTGATATATTTTTTTGAATTTTCATCAATTAAATGTGCATGAAAATCACAATAAAAACATTTCTTTTTGCACCAGGGTATATGCACATATAGGCTTAAAGGTATATTTTTCATAATTATATCGCATAAAATTTTATTAAAATTTTTTTTTTTATAATAAATACCACACATCAGGAAAGAGATTAGCTCCTATGAAGTTTAAAAAATATAATGTAAATATTATTACCATAGCTGAAATATCAATTTCTCCTATTTTAGGAACAAAAAGTCTGCATACTCTTAATATAGGCTCTGTAAGTTCAATAAAAAAATACTCTACTACATTAATTTTTCTATTTATCCAGCTTATTAAAGATCTTATAGTAATATTCCAAAACATTATATATCCATAAGATTTTAATAAAGAAAACATTCCTATGTATAAATATACATAATTAAAATCAAACATATGTGAGTATAAAAAATATAAAAAACAATATTTAGTTATTACTAACATATACATTTTTAATATAATAAAAAAATAAAAATAACTTAAACATATTAATATTTTTTTCCATGGAAAAAATGTAATTTTAGTAAATTTTATTAAAATTATTGATATTGGGTTATAAATATCAGACCTGGCTATTTCCATCCATAATCTCATAAAAAGCAACATAGTATAAGCATCAAGAAAATTTTTTGAAACAAACATCGAAATTATCATGTATACTCTAATTTAAAATTTTAATGAATTAAATAAACTTTATTATAATTATTATTTAAAAAAGAATAATTATATATATATATATAATTATTTATTTAATTTTTAATTCATTATCTTTTTGATAATACTATTTATTATTATCATAAAATAACCTCCTTTTTTTTTTTAATATAATATATTTATTATATTATTAATTTATAAAAAAAAAATATATATATATATATATATATTTATTTATTGTTTTTAATTTATAATATGTTTTCTTTTAAAATAGCTTTCTAATATTACAACCGCAGAAAGAGAATTAATGTCATATTTACTTCTTATTTTTTTTTTGTACATTGATATATTATATATAGCTTCTTTAGTACTTAATCTTTCATCATAAAGATGAACAATAATTTTAAAAATAGAA
It encodes the following:
- a CDS encoding metal-dependent hydrolase, which translates into the protein MKYSGHFIFALSTIIIVNKIYFFNNFCKIIFFKSILGCIFTCFLPDLDHPNSIIGKKLKYISILFYKLFGHRGFTHSILSIIIFYYILNLIILLNIKISNYLIYFMTIGYTSHIIADMFTYQGVPLLWPLKWKFSFFLFKKKYIYKEEKICFLFFIFSIIYYYL
- a CDS encoding oxidative damage protection protein, with translation MKKKIFCLFFKKIDDLQKFQKYPGIIGKIIYKNISEKAWSMWIKKQTTLINEYKLNMNNKNNIKKIEKYMITFLFKNKKII
- the hemW gene encoding radical SAM family heme chaperone HemW — translated: MKNIPLSLYVHIPWCKKKCFYCDFHAHLIDENSKKYISKYITHLINDLKNDIKLINNRKINTIYIGGGTPSLLSIDNIKFLINNIKYYIKYSKNIEITIEVNPDDIYNININEYKKIGINRISIGVQSFNKKHLSNLGRIHNIKNTINIIKLIKKNKFENFNIDLIYGLPNQNIKESQYDLNKIIKFKVPHISWYQLTIEPNTLFYYIKPKLPNHNIIWNMFKNGHNKLLKSGYKQYEISSYSKNKLCKHNINYWNFGDYLGIGCGSHGKITQNNGNIIRTIKNKNVKRFLSGDYLNKKNKIKKKEIPIEFFINRFRLFIPISRNIFEYYTGIKEKIIRKKIDNAIKLGFITEDKYNWYITNKGKLLSNYLLENF
- a CDS encoding YggT family protein, yielding MFVSKNFLDAYTMLLFMRLWMEIARSDIYNPISIILIKFTKITFFPWKKILICLSYFYFFIILKMYMLVITKYCFLYFLYSHMFDFNYVYLYIGMFSLLKSYGYIMFWNITIRSLISWINRKINVVEYFFIELTEPILRVCRLFVPKIGEIDISAMVIIFTLYFLNFIGANLFPDVWYLL